The genomic window GAGACGCGACGTCCCGGCTTGCTCCCGACGTCGATTCGCTCCCCGTTTTCGAGGTCGGAGTCGACGCCAGCGAGTTTCGTGACCGTGAACGAGTCGGACCCGTCGCTGTAGATCAGCGTGATCGACTGGCCGTCGCCGGCCGGCTGGATCTGCCCCGTCTCGAACTCGTAGTCGTCTGGAACCGACGGCTCGGGAACGTCGCGGTCGGTCGCACTGGCGAGCGCCGAGTAGCGCTCGTACTGCCCGACGGTGCCGTTGACTCCCTCGACGACGCGAGCCGTCGCTGGGGGATCAAACGTGAACTGCTCCCCGTCGAACGATGGGTTGTAGCTGACGTTCCGGTAGGTCGAGGTCGCGACGGTGGTATCGTTTCCGACCTGCACGCCGATACGAGAGCGAATCGGGAAGTGCCACTCGCGGTCGATCCAGTACGTCGCGTTCTGGACGAGCCCGCTATCGGCTGGCGCGTCGAGGTGAATGACGCGAGCCTCGCGACCGTCGACTGCTTCGGTGCCCGACGACTCGACGGAGAGGTTCTCTCCGAGCGGGATAGAGAGGTCCTGCGCGGATCCGGCGCTCGTACCGGCTGCAGGGACCGTTGGCGCGGCCGAAATACCGACGCTCCCGTCCGCGTCGCCGTCCTCGAGCTGATCGTACATGCCGGCGACCATCTCCACGGTTCGATTGACGTTCCCACTCGCGTCGGGGACCGCAATCACGCGGACGACGTTCTGCTCGGGCTGGTAGTACCACATTCTGGAGCCGTTCGAGACCATCGTGGTCCCCCGATTTGGACCGGACTGAACGGTTACGCGGAACTCCCCGGTATCGAAGTTCTGGACGACGTGCATCGAGATCGCCGTCGCGTTTCCTCCACTGCGCTGTTCAGTGACGACGTCGGCTTCGATCGTCTCGAGCGAGTCGAGTGTATCGCGCACCTCGCTCTCGTCGGGATAGGAGTCCTCCGAGAACTGCAGGGCGCAGCCGGCGAGCCCGAGGACCCCGAGGAGGACGAGTGCGAGGACGATCCGTCGGGCGGTGCTCATGCGGGGAATCGGTCGAAGCTGGGTATTGCCAGGTGCTTAAATCGTACCATCCACGTCGTTACGATTAGTTAGACGCAGGCGAACCTGCGAACGTAGTACCCCAGGGCATCGTCGCCGGACGAAGCCCTCAAACACGCCGACGACCAAACGGGATTCATGCAAGCCCTCGTGATCGTCGCCCACGGATCGCACCTGAATCCGGGTTCGAGCGAACCCACCTTCGAACACGCCGACACGATCCGCGCGACGGGAGCCTTCGACGAGGTTCGAGAGGCGTTCTGGAAGGAGGAACCCCACTTCCGTGAGGCGCTCCGGACGGTCGCTGCCGACGAGGTGTACGTCGTTCCGTTGTTCATCAGCGAGGGGTACTTCACCGAGGAGGTCATCCCCAGAGAACTCCGCCTCGAAGGGTGGGACGTCGAGGACTGGGAGTCCGGAGACGGCGTCAGCGCGAGCCACGCGACGTACGCCGCTGCCGACGTCGAGAAGGACGTCCACTACGTCGGTCCAGCAGGGACCCACGATGCAATGTCGGACGTGATCGTCCGCCGTGCGGAATCGGTGACCGGCGACCCCGACGTCGGTGACGGCTTCGGTCTCGCGGTGGTCGGCCACGGGACGAAACGGAACGAGCACTCGGCCCGCGCGATCGAGTATCACGCGGATCGGATCGACGAGATGGGTCGCTTCGACGAGGTGCAGGCCCTCTTCATGGACGAAGAGCCGGAAGTCGACGACGT from Salinarchaeum sp. Harcht-Bsk1 includes these protein-coding regions:
- a CDS encoding CbiX/SirB N-terminal domain-containing protein is translated as MQALVIVAHGSHLNPGSSEPTFEHADTIRATGAFDEVREAFWKEEPHFREALRTVAADEVYVVPLFISEGYFTEEVIPRELRLEGWDVEDWESGDGVSASHATYAAADVEKDVHYVGPAGTHDAMSDVIVRRAESVTGDPDVGDGFGLAVVGHGTKRNEHSARAIEYHADRIDEMGRFDEVQALFMDEEPEVDDVTDYFESDDVVVVPLFVADGYHTQEDIPEDMGLTEDYRDGWETPATVDGQRIWYAGAVGTEPLMADVLLERAADAGADVGDAVEQVREQTRVSPSPADD